From one Xiphophorus hellerii strain 12219 chromosome 18, Xiphophorus_hellerii-4.1, whole genome shotgun sequence genomic stretch:
- the LOC116737579 gene encoding sarcalumenin, protein MAATEVSAAPVVQEDGKTPESKPAEVEQPVQTANTETVGSEVVENDGSAVNSEATENQETVNNDTAAAKEVGGEEEGAAAGGEAAPHQSSESTSYTETKTSFLDSFLNKSGLGKVMAGRKKKEHAAATGGAEEAAEKDGEKAGEEGAEAEGGAEGGAEGGAEGGAEGQAAMDKPAENGEKEEEKKSKTAETKSTVRDLIRKPVARIFSHRSTEKKDGGAAEPEKQVKVRSRSLDRLEDPEALNATADAPAEEGGAAAGAEGEQKASSSTTKHMKRWHSFKKLMAQKTHKKSGGGEDGKEEGAEGEAGGGDSSTLDSKESGHKRWKLKRSWTFQGLKRDSSVVGISAKAKGSDKESADKTEEGAGEGEEEEEGKAEAGAEEAKTEEEKAEGGEEEKVAGAGTVTQHANEIWTSFKKRVIPKSKRANTECVPTGEEDATAASGEEAAAEEGKSAKAKRSHFGRAVSLKNFIMRKGKSSSVDQGEGAKEEEEEQEATEGGDASEEGGADGEAAAATQESNDKEAEEKTAESGGEAAEEPEKTPVEAAETNGETGCSNGMAEENATENHQEEEEQTKNSSPMKKSKEGVKDDANAKIINATAAVNSDKKAGNV, encoded by the exons ATGGCGGCGACTGAGGTCAGTGCGGCGCCAGTGGTCCAGGAAGATGGGAAAACCCCAGAAAGCAAGCCAGCTGAGGTGGAGCAGCCGGTCCAAACCGCAAACACAGAGACTGTCGGCAGCGAAGTGGTGGAGAACGACGGTTCGGCGGTCAACAGCGAGGCGACGGAAAACCAAGAGACTGTGAACAATGACACAGCCGCAGCCAAGGAGGTCGGCGGTGAGGaggaaggagcagcagcaggtggggAGGCGGCTCCTCATCAGAGCTCAGAAAGCACCTCTTACACCGAGACCAAGACCTCCTTCCTAGACTCCTTCCTCAACAAGAGCGGCCTGGGGAAGGTGATGGCAGGCAGGAAGAAGAAGGAACACGCTGCGGCCACAGGGGGAGCTGAGGAAGCCGCCGAGAAGGACGGAGAAAAAGCAGGAGAGGAAGGAGCGGAGGCCGAAGGAGGAGCCGAAGGAGGAGCCGAAGGAGGAGCCgaaggaggagcagagggacAGGCGGCAATGGACAAGCCTGCAGAGAAcggagagaaggaggaggagaagaagagcaaAACTGCAGAGACCAAATCCACCGTCCGCGATCTGATCCGGAAGCCCGTGGCGAGGATCTTCTCCCATCGCAGCACCGAGAAGAAGGACGGTGGCGCGGCGGAGCCCGAGAAGCAGGTCAAAGTCCGGTCTCGGTCCCTGGACCGCCTGGAGGACCCAGAAGCACTCAATGCCACGGCGGATGCCCCGGCGGAGGAGGGCGGAGCGGCGGCAGGAGCAGAGGGGGAGCAGAAAGCTTCGTCCTCAACTACCAAGCACATGAAGCGCTGGCACTCCTTCAAGAAGCTCATGGCTCAGAAGACACACAAAAAGAGTGGCGGCGGCGAGGACGGGAAGGAGGAGGGAGCAGAGGGAGAAGCAGGAGGCGGAGACTCCTCCACCCTGGACTCCAAGGAGTCCGGTCACAAGCGTTGGAAGCTGAAACGCTCCTGGACCTTCCAGGGTCTGAAGAGGGACTCGTCCGTGGTGGGCATCAGCGCCAAGGCCAAGGGCTCGGACAAAGAGTCTGCCGACAAAACAGAGGAGGGCGCAggggaaggagaagaagaagaggaggggaAGGCTGAGGCAGGAGCCGAGGAAGCGAAGACGGAGGAGGAGAAGGCCGAGGGAGGCGAGGAGGAGAAGGTGGCGGGAGCCGGGACAGTGACGCAACACGCCAACGAAATCTGGACCTCCTTCAAGAAGCGTGTCATCCCCAAGAGCAAACGGGCCAACACAGAGTGCGTCCCTACCGGTGAGGAGGACGCCACTGCAGCCTCTG GTGAGGAAGCAGCCGCAGAGGAAGGTAAATCAGCCAAGGCCAAGCGTTCCCACTTTGGCCGTGCCGTTTCCCTGAAGAACTTCATCATGCGGAAGGGCAAGTCCAGCAGCGTGGACCAGGGCGAAGGCGccaaggaggaggaggaggagcaggaggccACCGAAGGAGGAGACGCCTCAGAGGAGGGCGGCGCTGACGGCGAGGCCGCCGCAGCGACCCAGGAGAGCAACGACAAAGAGGCCGAGGAGAAGACTGCGGAGAGTGGAGGCGAGGCGGCGGAGGAGCCGGAGAAGACGCCGGTGGAAGCGGCGGAGACCAACGGTGAGACGGGCTGCTCCAACGGCATGGCGGAGGAGAACGCCACCGAGAAccaccaggaggaggaggagcagacgAAGAACAGCAGCCCCATGAAGAAGAGCAAGGAGGGCGTGAAGGACGACGCCAACGCCAAGATCATCAACGCCACAGCGGCTGTGAACAGCG ACAAAAAGGCGGGAAACGTGTGA